In Sandaracinaceae bacterium, the genomic window GCGCTCCTCAACGGGCCACACACCATGACGGCGGTCGCGACCGACCTGGTGGGCAACACCGCGACGGCGACCTCCACCTTCACGGTGGCCTCCGACACCGCCGTGGACATCAACGGACCGGCGAGCGGCGCCGTGCTCAACAACAACATGCCGACCATCACCGGGACGGCGGTTCCGGGCGCGCAGGTGGTCATCACCATCGACGTGGGCGGTACTCCGACCACGCTCGGCACGGTCACGGCGGACGCCTCGGGCAACTGGACGCTCCCGCTCACCAGCCCGCTGGCGGACGGTCCCTACGTGGTCACCGCGCTGGCGACCGACCCCACCGGCAACATGGCCTCGGATTCGTCCGTGTTCAGCATCGACACCATGACGTTCGTCACGGTCGAAGAGATCGACCCGGGCACCGGTGTCATCTCCGGAACCGGCGAGCCCGGCGCCGAGATCCGCATCACGGTGGACGGCAACGAGGTCGGGGTGGTCACCGTCGGCATCGACGGCACCTGGACCTTCGATGGTGGCTCGCTCGGCGTGGGCACTCACACGGTCGACGTCACGGGGACCGACCCCGCAGGCAACACGGCCACCGACACCTCCAGCATCACGGTCTCCATGATGGATGGCGGCGTGGGACCGGACAGCGGCACCAGCGGCACCTTCGGCGGCGTGTCGGGTGGAGCGCTCTGCTCCACCAGCGCGCCGGCAGGCGAAGGCTGGCCCGCCGCGCTGGGTCTCCTCCTGGTGGGCGCTGCGCTCGCGCATCGTCGCCGCCGCTGAAGATAGACCCCCTAGCGCCCCTGGCGCGCTAGATTGAGAGCAGAGCCGCCCCTCAACCGGGCGGCTCTTTGCTTGGTACCCGCTATGACCCGAACTCGGACTTCAGCTCGCACGATACTCTCGGCTCTGTTCCTGGTGACCGCCTGTTCGGGCGACGGCACTCCGGGCGAGTTTCGCTTCGACCTGCCGGCGGGCTTCCCCGAGCCGCGGGTCCCCGTGGACAACCCCATGTCGGACGCAAAGGTGGAGCTCGGTCGCCGCCTGTTCTACGACGCGCGGTTGAGTGAGAACGAGACCCAGCGCTGCGCCACCTGCCACCTCCAGGCGCTGGCCTTCACAGACCGTCGCGCCACATCCGTGGGTTCGACGGGGCAACGTACGGCGCGGGGCGCCATGTCGCTCGCGAACGTCGCGTACGGCAGCACCTTCAACTGGGCCAACTCCGAGCTGGTGAGGCTCGAGGAGCAGGCGCGCATCCCGTTGTTCGGCGAGTCACCCGTGGAGCTCGGGCTCGGTGGTCTCGAGAACCTGCTGCTCGCTCGGCTCGCCGCCGATGACGTCTACCCGGGCATGTTCACCGAGGCGTTCCCGGGCGAGGCTGACCCGGTCACGGTGGAGAACGTGCTGAGGGCGCTGAGCGCCTTCCAGCGCACCCTCATCTCGGGCAGCTCGCCGTATGATCAACACTCGGCCGGTGACACGGGCGCGATGTCCCCCGCCGCGCTGCGCGGACGCGACTTGTTCTTCGGCGAGCGTCTCGAGTGCTTCCACTGCCATGGCGGGTTCAACTTCTCGAACTCCGTCGACCACGCTGGGAACCAGTTCGACCAGGCGCTGTTCGCCAACAACGGCCTCTACAACGTGGATGGCGCGGGCGGTTACCCCGCCGGCAACACCGGCCTGTTCGCCATGACCAACGACCGCCTCGACATGGGCCGCTTCAAGCCGCCCTCGCTGCGCAACATCGCGCTCACCGCGCCATACATGCACGACGGGTCGCTCGAGACCCTAGACGACGTGCTGGACCACTACGCTCGTGGGGGGACCTTGACCACGGAGGGCCCGAACGTGGGCGACGGCAGCACGAGCCCACTCAAGAGCGGGTTCGTGGCTGGCTTCACGCTGACTCTCGCCGAGCGCGCGGATGTCATCGCGTTCCTCGAGGCCCTCACGGACCAAGAATTCGTCACGGATCCCCGCTTCTCCGACCCCTTCCTCGAGTGAGACGGACCGGCATGTGCCGGCATGGGACGGCGTCGACGTCGCGTGTCAGGCCAGGTCGCGGAAGGGTGTGCTCGCGGTCTTTGCAAGCTCCACTAGCGCGTCGAACAGACGCTCACTCATGCGCGGCGCCGTTTGGTCGAGCGGGTTGCGGCCATCGCGCAGGGCCACGCCGTCTAGTGACGCCACGCGCGCCACGCCCGCGCCAGAGCCGGTCAGGAACACCTCGTCGGCGTCCAGCAGGTCGGCGCGCGCCAGCGGCACCTCTTCCACGCGCAGTCGGAGCGTGGCCTCTTGCGCACGGGCCAGCTCGAGGATGCTGCGCCGTGTGACGCCTTCGAGCGCGCCCTCGCTCGGGGGTGGTGTCTGCAGTGCACCGCGCCGCACGATGAAGACGTTCGCGCCGGCGCTCTCGGCCACGCGCCCCTGCGTGTTGAGCAGCAGCGCGTCGTCGGCGTGTCGCAGCTTGGCCTCGCGCTTCGCAAGCACGTTGTTCAGGTAGTTCAGCGACTTCACGCGCGGGTCCAGCACGTCGGACGGTGGCCGCCGCCAGAACGAGGTCACGAGGTCCAGCCCCTTTTCGCGCTTCTTCGCATCGAACAGCACGATCTGCCCCGCCACGCAGATGAGTGAGGGGTGCTCGCAGCTGGTCGGGTCGATGCCCAGCGGGCCAACGCCGCGTGTCACCACGAGCCGCAGGTAGGCCTCGTCGGCGTCGAGCGCGCGGGCCGCGGCGAGACAGGCCTCTCTCGCACGCGCCTTGCCGCCAGGCAGCGTGAGCCCGATGGCGTCGCAGCTGGCGCTCAGGCGGTGCAGGTGATCCTCCAGCCGGAAGATGCGCGCGTGGCGAATGCGGATGCCCTCGAACACGCCGTCGCCGTAGAGCAGCCCGTGATCCAGCACCGAGACCTTCGCGTTGGCCACGTCCACCAACGCACCGTCCATCCACACCTTCATCTCACTCATGTCGCGTTCTCCGTTCAGGCAGCGCCAGCGTGAGCTGGTCGCGGATCTCTGCTGCGGCGCGCTGCACCGCGCGCACCAAGCTGGCCTCGCCCTCGCGCTCGAAGTGACCCTGGCTGGTCGCCAGCGCCACGGTCGCCGCCAGGCCCTGGCCCAGCTGCACCGGCGCCGCCACGACGGCCACGTCGGGCATCCACTCGGCCACGTTCGTGTCGTATCCACGTGCCTTCGCCGCGGCGACCCGCGCCGTCAGCGCGCGCTTCGAGCCGGGCGTGGCCTTGGTGAAGCGCTCCCACTCGGACGCCGCGCCCACCTCCACCTGAGCCGGATCTAAAGCCAGGTACAAGCGCCCCGACGCGCTGGCGTGCACCGGCACTCGCCCCCCCACCGTGGGCATGGCCCGCAAGAATCCCGAGCCCTCGGCCACCAGCGCCACCTCCAACTTACCGCCCCGCGCCAGCACCAAGAAGCAGCTCTGCCCCGACACCCGAGCCGCCTCGCGCAACGCCGGTTCACTCGCCGCCAACAGCGCATCCCCGCGCCGCGCCAGCTCTCCCAGCACCACGAGCGCGCTGCCCAGCTGATAGTCGCCGTCACTCGTTCGCGACACCAACCCGCGCGACGACAGGCTCTGCAGCAACCGATGCGCGGACGACTTGGGCACACCGGCCTGCTCCGCCAACGCCAACAGCCCTGCGCTGCCGCCCAGCTCGCCGAGGGTGATCAGCAGGTCGAGGGCCTTCTCGATGGAGGTGGACGGCGACTTGGGCATCTTCGGGCGGGTTCCGATATACGGAATCAAGGTCTGCTATTCGGAACATCGTGCCGCGCGCAGAGCCCGGATGCAAGTCCACCCGATGACGTGCGTGCAGCTCGGCGCGGTGGTGGCCGATCTTGGTTGCCCGTGGGCTTGCGCCCGGCGGTGCGCGCGCCTAGGTACCGCTCCGGCTGGAACCGCGAGAACGACAGGGTGTCGGAACGCGACAAGAAGAGGCGCGAAGAACTGCCGCGCCAGGGTTCTCCGAACCCGGAGGGAATGATCCGCATGCTCACGAGCTCGCAACGCATCTCGGGCCGCAGCGCCCGCCACTACCTGATGGCGGCAGCGCTCCTCCTCTTGCCCCTCGTAGGCAGTGGGTGCGGCGACGACGTCGACAGCGACGCCGTGAGCGCGGACTACTCGCCCGACAGCGCGTTCACGCTGACGCACCCCTCGGGTGCCGAGATCGCCATCCCGGCTGGGGCCAGGACCACGGGCCTCAAGATCATTGCCTCCGTGCCGCCCCCCTCGCGCCGTCCGGGTGCCGCCGCCAGTGTGGGGATCACCATCACGCCGCTCAATCCGGGGCTCACGATGCCGGCGACGCTCACGTTGCCGATCACTCCCTCGAGCGTTCCCTCGGGCGCCATGGTGACCATCGTGCAGGGCACGGGCGGCGTGTTCGTGCCAGTGCCGTCACGGCGCTGGGCCTGGCCTTGATCGCGGAGACGTTCACCTTCGGGGACTTCTTCGCCGTGGCCACGGCCCCCATGGATGGCGGCGTGCCAAGCGATCTCGGCGTCAGCGACCTCGGCGTCACGGACCTCGGCGTCACGGATGCCGGCGTTGCCGACGCCGCCATGGACGACGCCGGCGGAGATGACACCGGCGTGGCCGACTCCGGTGCCGAGGTGGACGCCGGCCCCTTCTGCGGCGACGGGATTTGGCAGATGGCTACCGAGCAGTGCGACAACGGCGACGGCAATGTTCCGACGTGCTTCGGAAACGGCGACTGCCTCATCGGCTCGTGCCTCTTCTGCCTCGAGTGACGCTCAAGAGCTCGACTTTCGTGGACTCGCCCACTTCGGCGAGCCCAGTCGAGCCCACGTGAACCGCGAAATGCCGCGCGGAGCCGAGCCTCCCGCCCAGTCGCGCTCCCCCGACGGGCACCCCGCGTGCATGCCCGAGGCGTGGCCACCGCCGGGGCGGGGCAGGGGTCAGCAAGGGCGTGGGGGGACCCGGAAATCAAACGGAGCGCGCAGCGCGAAGTGCCGATTTCCAGGGAGTCCCGACAGGACGCGCCAGCGCGTCCGTGCCCGCCGCGACCCCTGCCCCGCCCCGGCGGATCGATCCCGCCACCGTTCGATCCACAGCTGACGACCATCCGGGTGAATGGCGATTCAGTCGTGTTACACTCCGCGCGCCATGAGCCCAGACCCCGTACTAGTCGGCGTCCGCCGCCTCTTCATCGCCAACCGCGGTGAGGTGGCCGCGCGAGTTGCCCGCACCTGCGATGCACTCGGCATCACGCCCGTCTTCGGCGTGTCCGAGGCGGACCGCGACGCCCCCTACACACGGGGCCGCGAGGTGGTGGTGCTGGGCAAGGGGCGCGCGAGCGAGAGCTACCTGGACGCGCCGCGCGTGGTGCAGGCCGCCGTTCAGGCGCGCTGCTCGCTGCTGCACCCCGGCTGGGGCTTCCTCTCCGAGAACCCGGTCTTCGCAGGTCTGTGTGCCGCGCACGGGGTGACCTTCATCGGGCCGCCGCCGGCCGTGATGCAGCTCATGGGCAAGAAGACGCCGGCCAAGCGCGCCATGGGCAAGGCGGGCCTCAGCTTGATCCCCGGCAGCGAGGGCATCCTCACCAGCGCCGATGATGCCGAGCGCGTGGCCGCCAAGGTGGGCTATCCGGTGCTGCTCAAGGCCGAGAGCGGCGGGGGTGGGCGCGGCATGCGCATCGCGCGCTCCGCGAGCGAGATCCGCGCGGCCTTCGAGGACGCCTCCGCCGAGGCGCTGGCCTGCTTCGCCGACGACCGCGTGTACCTCGAGAAGCTCATCGAGCGCGGCCGCCACGTGGAGGTGCAGCTCATGGCCGACAAGTACGGCAACGTGGTGCATCTGGGCGAGCGCGACTGCTCGGTGCAGCGCAACCACCAGAAGCTGATCGAAGAGTCGCCCGCGCCGGGCCTCGACCCCGCCGAGCTCGCGCGCACCCTCGCCGCCGCGGTGCGTGCTTGCCAGCAGATTGGCTACGTGGGCGCCGGCACCATGGAGTTCCTGCTGGACGAGGGCGGCACGCTGCGCTTCATGGAGATGAACACGCGCCTCCAGGTGGAGCACTCGGTCTCCGAGATGCGCAGCGGGGTGGACCTGGTGGCCGAACAGATCCGCGTCGCCGCCGGGCACCGCCTGTCGTTCACGCAGGCGGACATCACGCTCACCGGCCACGCCATCGAGTGCCGCATCAACGCCGAGGACCCGGCCGACGGCTTCAAGCCCGCGCCCGGCGTGCTCACCCGCTTCGACCTGCCCGCGCAGGTGCCCGGTGAGGTGCGCGTGGACACGCACGTGGAGGCTGGCTACGAGGTGCCACCCTTCTACGACAGCCTGCTCTGCAAGGTCATCACGCGCGGCGCCACGCGCGACGAGGCCGCCGACCGTATGCTCACGGCGCTCTCCCAGCTGATCTGCGAGGGGGTCCCCACCACCACCGCGATGCACCGCGCCATCTTGGGCTCGGCCGACTTTCGCGCGAACCGATACGACACCTCGGGCATCCCTGGATGGCCCGCGAGCGAGGCACGCTGATGGCGTTCGTGAAGCTGACACCCGTGGGCCACTCGCGCGAGAGCGTGGTGGACGACCTGACCTTCCGTGAGCTGCGCGCGGGCTACGCCGAGCTCGAGGCCAAGCTCGAGGCGCGCCGCGCCGAGGTGCGCGAGGGCTGGGGCGAGAAGTACGCCGCCCGCGTTCACGAGAAGCAGAAGATGACCACGCGCGAGCGCCTGGTCGCGCTGTGCGACGAGGGCAGCCAGCTCTTCGAGGTGGGCACGTTCGTGAACTACGGCGAGCAGTTCGGAAAGCTCACCAGCCCCGCCGCCGGCGTCATCACCGTGTTCGGGCGCGTGCACGGTCGCCTCTGCGTGATCATCGCCAACGACAACACCGTCGCGTCGGGGGCGTGGTGGCCGCGCACGCCGGAGAAGATCCAGCGCGCGCAGGGCATCGCGCTCAAGCTGCGGCTGCCCACGCTCTACCTCGTGGACTGCAGCGGGCTCTACCTGCCCGAGCAGCGTCGCAGCTTCTCGGGGCAGCGCGGGGCAGGGCACATCTTCAAGATGAACAGCCTGCTGAGCGACGCCGGCGTGCCCCAGGTGGCCGGCGTGTTCGGCGAC contains:
- a CDS encoding IclR family transcriptional regulator; this encodes MPKSPSTSIEKALDLLITLGELGGSAGLLALAEQAGVPKSSAHRLLQSLSSRGLVSRTSDGDYQLGSALVVLGELARRGDALLAASEPALREAARVSGQSCFLVLARGGKLEVALVAEGSGFLRAMPTVGGRVPVHASASGRLYLALDPAQVEVGAASEWERFTKATPGSKRALTARVAAAKARGYDTNVAEWMPDVAVVAAPVQLGQGLAATVALATSQGHFEREGEASLVRAVQRAAAEIRDQLTLALPERRTRHE
- a CDS encoding di-heme enzyme — translated: MTRTRTSARTILSALFLVTACSGDGTPGEFRFDLPAGFPEPRVPVDNPMSDAKVELGRRLFYDARLSENETQRCATCHLQALAFTDRRATSVGSTGQRTARGAMSLANVAYGSTFNWANSELVRLEEQARIPLFGESPVELGLGGLENLLLARLAADDVYPGMFTEAFPGEADPVTVENVLRALSAFQRTLISGSSPYDQHSAGDTGAMSPAALRGRDLFFGERLECFHCHGGFNFSNSVDHAGNQFDQALFANNGLYNVDGAGGYPAGNTGLFAMTNDRLDMGRFKPPSLRNIALTAPYMHDGSLETLDDVLDHYARGGTLTTEGPNVGDGSTSPLKSGFVAGFTLTLAERADVIAFLEALTDQEFVTDPRFSDPFLE
- a CDS encoding ATP-grasp domain-containing protein, which translates into the protein MSPDPVLVGVRRLFIANRGEVAARVARTCDALGITPVFGVSEADRDAPYTRGREVVVLGKGRASESYLDAPRVVQAAVQARCSLLHPGWGFLSENPVFAGLCAAHGVTFIGPPPAVMQLMGKKTPAKRAMGKAGLSLIPGSEGILTSADDAERVAAKVGYPVLLKAESGGGGRGMRIARSASEIRAAFEDASAEALACFADDRVYLEKLIERGRHVEVQLMADKYGNVVHLGERDCSVQRNHQKLIEESPAPGLDPAELARTLAAAVRACQQIGYVGAGTMEFLLDEGGTLRFMEMNTRLQVEHSVSEMRSGVDLVAEQIRVAAGHRLSFTQADITLTGHAIECRINAEDPADGFKPAPGVLTRFDLPAQVPGEVRVDTHVEAGYEVPPFYDSLLCKVITRGATRDEAADRMLTALSQLICEGVPTTTAMHRAILGSADFRANRYDTSGIPGWPASEAR
- a CDS encoding aminotransferase class IV, encoding MSEMKVWMDGALVDVANAKVSVLDHGLLYGDGVFEGIRIRHARIFRLEDHLHRLSASCDAIGLTLPGGKARAREACLAAARALDADEAYLRLVVTRGVGPLGIDPTSCEHPSLICVAGQIVLFDAKKREKGLDLVTSFWRRPPSDVLDPRVKSLNYLNNVLAKREAKLRHADDALLLNTQGRVAESAGANVFIVRRGALQTPPPSEGALEGVTRRSILELARAQEATLRLRVEEVPLARADLLDADEVFLTGSGAGVARVASLDGVALRDGRNPLDQTAPRMSERLFDALVELAKTASTPFRDLA